In Xiphophorus maculatus strain JP 163 A chromosome 9, X_maculatus-5.0-male, whole genome shotgun sequence, the genomic window AGAAATCGACATTGTACTAACTTGGCGTTGTTGAATAGTTCACCGTTGCTTCCGTAGGCCAAGTCAAGAGGTGGGTCCAGAGTCTGCATGGCAAAAGCCACCCTGCAGGTCTCTCTGATCAAGGGACTGATGAGTCTGAAGTCCACTTCTGGAGGGAAGGAGATCTGGGGGTTCTTGTTCATAGCCAGGATTACATCCTAAGAGGAAAACACAATAAGATGCACAGTTTCCCAAGTATTTATACCTCTGTATGGTATTCAAAACATTGGTTAGTGTGATGTGCATTTGAATCTGGCACTCTGTACTCTGATAGCAATGGATAACATGCAGAGAAATATGATTGCCTTCAGATGTTACCctatagggtttttttttattaatgctgAGAGGTAGGGAGGGAGTACATACATGCAAAACGTTGTGACTGGctggaaaaaaacttttctagaaaaaacaaaacaagtacaGACCAAAACACAACTGAGGGTTTGTGTCAAGACTTGAAAATCGCTCTTCAGAGATGCCCTCCTTCCAAACTGACTGAGCTTAAGCTCTACTCTGAGTATCCGCAGGTTTCAGcaaattaaattagaaactttttaagacctttttaatgCCACCTTAGCTTGAATGAAACTAAAGGGagaaaatctataaatataGATAATGTTTCAGGGGTTCTGCTGTATTACAAGTGGTAAAGTCAAACGTCGTCCAGCCAACTGGCGACaaatttgcacttacccatGATGGACACAAAAATCTACCTCGCTAGCTAGTCGGCTAGAGTAAATTAGCAGCTAATTAACATTTGCTTCAACTGCATCTAGTCACAGAGTGCCGTGAAGATGtcgactcaaacttttgccttaTAGAAAAAAACCTATAtgtatgagattaaatagtCGTGCCATGACAAAATTTGAGACCTGTCGCTAACATATTTAAGACGAACTCACTttattttagatacatgaatttcATACTATTTAAGACaatcaaaatcattttctctTACATTGACACTGCACAGGACATCATAGAGGTCCAGGTTCCTAACAATGTAATCCACAGCCGCGTCCTCGAGACTCTCCGGACCAAAGTGGGATGTGGACAACGTCTTTCTCACCTGCTGCTTGAACTTACGATAGgccagttttgctttttggaaGGACTCCTAAAACAGGGAAAACATACGGCATTCCTGTGGCGCAAAACACAGCAACGCTACACAAAGTAGCAAGAGTGTGAAACATAATTTTGTATGTTGATACTGAGGCTGTGCGTTGCATTGTGATGTTCTGCTTATATTCACTGCCCGCATTGTACCATCACAGCGATGAAGATGATTCTCTGGACCATCTCTATGTCTGGGATGTAGCGCCGTAGGAGGGTCTGTGCGTCCAGACGCTCCACGGTGTACAGATCGCTGAAACGTGAGACGAGGCGTGCGTGGCGTGAGGAGTTGGTCAGCTGGGCTCTGGTGGGCGACGTGCTCCTCAGTGGGCTGGATGAGCGGCTCAACAGGGGCAAAGGGCTCGGAGAGCGACTTCTAACCAACCTGAGAGGCGGAAACCAACACGGCAACTACAGCTACAGCGCCTTGCGAAAACATTCACAactcttgaacatttttttttatcaatttctCATATAACCATGAATTTAAGTTTATGGCATTGGGATTTAATGTAATAGACACAAAGACTGCAGATGACTTAAAGATGGATTCAAGGATCACCTTCCAACCCTGCACTCACAACCAGAGCTACAAGGTTCATATCCAAACATAATCATTAGTTAGGATGGTTCAGTGACTAAAAGTCCACATCTAATTTCAACTGAAAATCCAtgataaaactggaaaaaaaatttttgcaGACTCTTTCCATCTAATCTGATTGAACTTAAGATTTTCTGAGGAGGCCGGATTTAAATTTTAGCCGACAATTGTGCAACGGTGGCACACGTATTCAAAAAGACTTGCAGATTAagggtgcgttcacaccagccctgcttagtccactttaattgaATTCTAGctcgtttgcctagaaagtccggtttgtttggggagatgtgaacgcgcaatcaaactctgatctgGGCCAAGAAAAGCAAAGTCTGGTCCAGCTAAAAACCTCGGTTGTGAACTCTGGAGCGGTTTGAATGCCTATGTGAACACCAAGAGGACCGGAGCCCGCTCCaaaagaagcaggaagtggactacagtgcagagAATTCTGGGTAagtacaatcaaaacaaatgtgcaagaCTAgggaaatggcttgtggtcttttaccaaagataaaagagagatcctacaactgctaaactCCCATGCCATTgcctttttgtttccattttgtgcAGAAGgaatgtcttcttcagaggtttatTTTCATGtagtttccttcagtggttctcgGTGCAGCGCCACCTCAGGCGAGGAAAAAAATaggtttttcaaaggatttggattgtttgacacagtgcagtatAGAAGTTAACCGCAGCAGctaaaaatggaacaaatgttgcaattcaTCTACTGGACTGTCAGTTGTGATATCAAACTTAGTTGCAGCAATATGTGGTCCCGCAAAGTACTGATTCTGGAGAGTTGAATATAAATGCACgctacatttttcagattttaaattgcgtaaaaacaaattgtaaaGTACGTATAGTTGTTGTTCCACTTATACACTACTTGTGTTGTTCCTAAAGTcccaataacaataaaatatgacgaatcttctgattgtttttgggagaaattgtggaaaaagctcaatgggtgtgaatattttcacaagGCAGCGTATGTAGAACACCAGTGCATGTCGACGATTCAATGTTTGCACATCCGTAAGATGTTACCTCTCTTGCAGCATGACCTTCTCTGAGTTCAGATAAGCTAACTCATCCTTCAACAGGCGAATTTGCCGCTCGTAGTCGTGAACGGCGTCCTGCTTCCTCTTATACAACGCCAACTGTTCGTTTGTAGAAtgcaaactaaaacacaaagtcaatatgtatggggaaaaaatgaatcTCTCACAACATAACCGTGACGCGTGTGCAATGCCGTAATGCTTCTGAACTACATCACCCACTCCGCTTTGAGCTGCAAGATCTCATCCTCGGTGGCGAGCAGGGTGGTCGCCGACTTGCACTTTGTGTGGTCCAGCTTCTTCTGAGCCTCCACGAGTCTGATACACAGGGAAGCATTTGCGTTCAAAtggtaaaatgtttcatttcccCAAACAACTCTCTCAAATATAAAAACCATGATAATATGACTCACTCTGCAGTGACCGACTCCAGCTGGAGGCTAGTAGAGTTCAATTGAACTTCCAGCTTTCTTATCTCGCTCTCCTGGGACAAAGAAAGCTCCTTCGTCTTTCTGTCCTTCTCTGCTGCACCCTGATGGCGACAGAATGGCTCGTCGTCAACGCAACCGCAGAGCCACAATGCGATCACAACGCTTGATCACGcggttgatttttaaaatgacattgttAAACCGGAGGACAGACCAAAGGTCAAACCTGGATGAGGTGCAGGCTGGTGCCGTCTGCGATGGACGGCCTTGAAATGGAGAAGCAGCTTCCAAGCCAAGGCAGAAAACGCGTTTTAAGAGTGTCCACTCCACCACAGCGACCGCCTGATTTGTGACGAAAGGTATCGGAGTCATCTTTCAAAGATCAAGTTCGATTTTTCAAGGAAATATGCTTCCCAAGCAGTCACAATGCAAAGCTTACCCTCAGCTGCGGTGAGGTTTAGGATGTTAAACAGCTGGCCTTGAATTTTGGCAGTGAGCTCAATCAGCTCACAACATCTGTTCACATTCTGATCACAGGAAGACACCtgggtgagaaaaaaacaacaacaacgttTTAATTTATAACTTAACTAAATCAGTGGCTGCTGTGTTTCAAGATGGAGCCTGTATGTGACGAAATTTGTGACGAAACTCATCTCTCTGATCATGAACTAGGTGAgtaaagaaagaataaaagtttCAACTTGTTACCTTTTTTTAAGACTGGAATCACATTCATTTCCTAAAAACATACCATTAGTCAGTAGCCTTGATTTGATTGTTCATTTCTGTGTATAAATTGGatttgtttgtcttgtaaagtgccttgacaTGACAATGGTTATGTCTTTAGCCATTGAACTGAATTGAGTTCAAATCAATGCTTTTTAAGTGGATATGCAAACAAAGATGTTATTAAAACTGTTGTAGACGgtgactgaaacaaaaagaaaagccagtTGAAACTAAAGCGCCATTTAATTTCCCTGTTTGTGACCTATCTACCATTGTCCTTGTAGCGCAAAAGCCACTACAGGAAGCTAGAAAAGAAGTCCCATCAGTTATTGGTCTATTTCAAACcagacatttaaataatgtaGGAAATGGACTCTTTACATCAAGTTCTGGTTGTGCACACATCTTACCAAACAACAACATGCAAAGAAATGGAATGTCCTCATTAACTCTGGTGTGTTCCCAGCTGGTTGAACCAAAATTCCAGTCGAAATATCTTATAATCccgtctctttttttcctcaaaagtTATGGACTGCAGCTTATGATTGATTAATttacttcaaaaaaaaattggggcAAATAATTAATGCAGTCCTTACTGGTTCTGTTCAGTGGGTGGGGTAGGTCAGTTACATTGGGGCAAAAAAgtgttaaacatgttttgtttttttttgtttttttttcttcagtaaatATATTTCCAAAAACACCATGCCCCAGTAATCCACACATACAAAGAA contains:
- the spata18 gene encoding mitochondria-eating protein yields the protein MAEVLRRLTNASSFSVLQDKLENWHRDYHVSSCDQNVNRCCELIELTAKIQGQLFNILNLTAAEGGRCGGVDTLKTRFLPWLGSCFSISRPSIADGTSLHLIQGAAEKDRKTKELSLSQESEIRKLEVQLNSTSLQLESVTAELVEAQKKLDHTKCKSATTLLATEDEILQLKADLHSTNEQLALYKRKQDAVHDYERQIRLLKDELAYLNSEKVMLQERLVRSRSPSPLPLLSRSSSPLRSTSPTRAQLTNSSRHARLVSRFSDLYTVERLDAQTLLRRYIPDIEMVQRIIFIAVMESFQKAKLAYRKFKQQVRKTLSTSHFGPESLEDAAVDYIVRNLDLYDVLCSVNDVILAMNKNPQISFPPEVDFRLISPLIRETCRVAFAMQTLDPPLDLAYGSNGELFNNAKYRRSFDSDFSAPLVVYYVWPALVEGSTVLVKGEAVTKRGVLWSRSRSRSASPARSRSLSPARSVRFSDKRSLSPGRLTTRHL